In the genome of Neodiprion pinetum isolate iyNeoPine1 chromosome 2, iyNeoPine1.2, whole genome shotgun sequence, one region contains:
- the LOC124212358 gene encoding putative ATP-dependent RNA helicase TDRD12 isoform X1, protein MEDSIYIPNTAESVKVTNVIDPFHIRIRRTENYATEIVRLEGELHRIAKTNLQKYGDHLHPQIGDMVIIDNRSSFNAELPGWCCRGIVGLFNTINTKYRVFLPDHGIALEFWMEDLKILPPFSISDDFLTSSIGIHDILPITTGDESACISEFWSNSAIRFTKEILSASTQTYFDYLSFDKSGNKFGELYLIVDNEIIVLSEALIYNQFATAINSSLIEIIENTDISSRVSVENSPIKTTKETTLELSRKNLDTTDYNKGRNKNNAVYAHAFNGSPKGNSCVNSSHEILVCSKLLCEQLNSVAEAGFPEKIHKTLRSMTLVRPMRLQGYVWPAICKGLNVVAVNSPRSGKTLSYLIPITSLVAANEIYPKFSSGVNGPLVIILCVSSTDVFHVHEKCKQILKEYPKIRILTAFNGMPEKNLMMKLYNGCEILISTPPCLKRLIKNNRKLLNLNRLFHMIFDGADVILDKYRKSLGEIFRVIKEVQHGHCKLPGSMPLQLITIAQHWTPLMRNFVDAFIKDPYVCIGSYMEAVVYASFKTKLYINPKQEKAAKVVELLGSQWSMLKTVIVCTTPHEARELSEFLKSASIDTLIAHDEMIFTDIRGIRESWMVKVSGMYSVLVCTDQVLSDLNIRDAELLIHYSLASNTKTQFFYRFSTLANNFSPQTRGKDRPKPRFIMIADESNDTQLYGIITIMRRLKTKIRPEMKAYFEKIFISTEMAKTDRQLCENLKAFGCCPYRDACTSRHCIIPEIDQPSTQIKTGDYVKFVITSIHSANHYSARVVEYTRANTNEKVTFSFEELAKLSVELQNHYADPTRRRSARTVSVGHICAVEEAPGNYKRVKVLSLVDKESSNIQDVEVRCIDDGDISFVKISQLLEVPDELAEWPSHFVDIYLTGIIPFDEEPTWSPCADRMAYTWLHETVTHSTSSVFGKVLLHLSHILWIDPLEVRDKLANGYPDLIDASLKNTLISNKCAMKNEEHIKNLLALCRTSEVSN, encoded by the exons ATGG AAGATAGTATCTACATTCCGAATACTGCTGAATCGGTTAAAGTGACGAATGTCATCGATCCCTTTCACATAAGGATTCGTCGAACAGAAAATTATGCCACAGAGATTGTTCGGCTAGAGGGAGAATTACACAGGATAGCCAAAACCAATTTACAGAAGTATGGAGACCACTTGCACCCCCAAATTGGAGAT ATGGTGATCATTGACAACAGGAGCAGTTTCAACGCTGAATTACCAGGATGGTGTTGTAGGGGAATTGTTGGATTGTTCAATACCATCAATACAAAATATAGAGTATTCTTGCCTGATCATGGTATAGCATTGGAATTCTGGATGGAAGATTTAAAAATCTTACCGCCTTTTTCCATATCTGATGATTTTTTAACATCATCCATTGGCATCCACGATATATTGCCAATCACTACGGGAGATGAAAGTGCCTG TATTTCAGAATTTTGGAGCAACAGTGCTATACGATTTACTAAAGAAATCTTGAGTGCATCTACTCAGACATACTTTGATTATCTCTCCTTTGATAAGTCTGGAAATAAATTTGGTGAGCTGTATTTGATCGTAGATAATGAGATCATTGTTCTCAGCGAAGCACTGATTTACAATCAATTTGCAACAGCTATAAATTCCA GTTTGATCGAGATAATTGAAAACACCGATATATCTAGTAGAGTATCAGTTGAGAACTCTCCAATAAAAACAACCAAAGAAACTACATTGGAAttgagtagaaaaaatttagatACAACTGACTATAATAAAGG ACGTAACAAAAATAATGCTGTTTATGCACATGCATTCAATGGATCACCAAAAGGCAATTCCTGTGTCAATTCCAGTCATGAAATATTAGTATGCAGCAAACTTCTGTGTGAGCAACTTAACTCAGTGGCTGAAGCTGGATTCCCTGAGAAAATACATAAGACACTGCGCTCAATGACACTTGTGAGGCCAATGCGCCTCCAAGGATATGTCTGGCCTGCAATATGCAAAGGCTTGAATGTGGTAGCAGTTAATTCTCCGAGATCTGGAAAAACATTATCGTATCTTATACCAATAACCAGCTTGGTTGCTGCCAACGAAATATACCCAAAG TTCTCATCTGGAGTCAATGGGCCACTGGTAATAATACTATGTGTATCTTCCACTGATGTTTTTCATGTCCACGAGAAATGTAAGCAAATATTAAAGGAGTATCCCAAAATACGAATTTTAACGGCTTTTAATGGGATGCCAGAAAAAAACCTTATG ATGAAACTATACAATGGTTGTGAAATTCTCATTTCTACACCTCCGTGCCTGAAGAGATTGATCAAGAACAATAGGAAGCTGTTAAACTTGAACCGACTATTTCACATGATCTTCGATGGAGCAGACGTGATACTTGATAAGTATCGCAAATCG TTAGGAGAAATATTCAGAGTTATAAAGGAAGTCCAACATGGACATTGCAAGTTACCTGGCTCAATGCCACTGCAATTGATAACAATTGCACAGCACTGGACACCTTTGATGAGGAACTTTGTTGATGCATTCATCAAAGACCCATATGTCTGTATTGGATCATATATGGAAGCAGTGGTGTATGCATCTTTTAAAACAAAGCTCTATATCAATCCCAAACAAGAAAAGGCTGCGAAAGTGGTTG AGTTACTTGGATCGCAATGGTCGATGCTCAAGACAGTAATAGTATGCACAACTCCGCATGAAGCGAGGGAACTCTCAGAATTTCTTAAATCAGCTTCTATAGATACCCTTATCGCTCATGATGAGATGATTTTCACTGATATACGAG GCATCAGAGAGTCCTGGATGGTGAAAGTATCAGGTATGTATTCTGTGCTCGTTTGCACAGACCAGGTGCTCTCAGACTTGAATATCAGGGATGCAGAATTACTGATCCACTATTCGCTTGCCTCAAACACGAAGACTCAGTTCTTCTACAGGTTTTCAACACTGgctaataatttttctccgcAAACGCGTGGAAAG GACCGACCAAAGCCCAGGTTCATTATGATTGCTGATGAAAGCAATGACACCCAGTTATACggaattattactattatgaGAAGGCTAAAAACTAAAATAAGACCAGAAATGAAAGCTTATTTCGAG aaaatatttatatcaacGGAAATGGCTAAGACTGATCGACAATTATGTGAAAATCTGAAAGCCTTTGGGTGCTGCCCTTACAGGGATGCCTGCACAAGTAGACATTGTATTATCCCTGAGATTGATCAACCATCCACACAGATAAAAAC tGGCGATTATGTAAAATTCGTTATCACATCTATCCATAGTGCCAATCACTATTCAGCCAGGGTAGTAGAATACACAAGGGCAAAcacaaatgaaaaagtaacattttcatttgaggAACTTGCTAAACTTTCAGTTGAGTTACAGAATCATTATGCAGATCCAACTAGAAG GAGATCAGCTAGAACGGTGAGTGTTGGTCACATTTGTGCTGTGGAAGAGGCTCCAGGAAATTACAAAAGAGTGAAGGTTTTGTCGCTGGTAGACAAAGAATCATCCAACATCCAAGATGTGGAAGTGCGTTGCATAGATGATGGAGACATATCTTTTGTTAAA ATCTCTCAGCTACTCGAAGTTCCAGACGAACTTGCGGAATGGCCATCTCATTTTGTAGACATCTATCTGACAGGCATTATTCCATTCGATGAGGAGCCTACTTGGAGTCCATGCGCTGATCGAATGGCTTATACTTGGCTACATGAAACGGTGACCCATTCGACATCATCCGTTTTTGGAAAG GTATTGCTTCACCTAAGTCATATCCTATGGATCGATCCCTTAGAAGTTAGGGATAAATTGGCCAATGGTTATCCAGATTTAATTGATGCATCATTGAAAAACACATTGATTAGCAATAAGTGCGCCATGAAGAATGAAGAGCACATCAAGAATCTACTCGCCCTTTGTAGAACTAGCGAAGTAagcaattaa
- the LOC124212358 gene encoding putative ATP-dependent RNA helicase TDRD12 isoform X2: MDSIYIPNTAESVKVTNVIDPFHIRIRRTENYATEIVRLEGELHRIAKTNLQKYGDHLHPQIGDMVIIDNRSSFNAELPGWCCRGIVGLFNTINTKYRVFLPDHGIALEFWMEDLKILPPFSISDDFLTSSIGIHDILPITTGDESACISEFWSNSAIRFTKEILSASTQTYFDYLSFDKSGNKFGELYLIVDNEIIVLSEALIYNQFATAINSSLIEIIENTDISSRVSVENSPIKTTKETTLELSRKNLDTTDYNKGRNKNNAVYAHAFNGSPKGNSCVNSSHEILVCSKLLCEQLNSVAEAGFPEKIHKTLRSMTLVRPMRLQGYVWPAICKGLNVVAVNSPRSGKTLSYLIPITSLVAANEIYPKFSSGVNGPLVIILCVSSTDVFHVHEKCKQILKEYPKIRILTAFNGMPEKNLMMKLYNGCEILISTPPCLKRLIKNNRKLLNLNRLFHMIFDGADVILDKYRKSLGEIFRVIKEVQHGHCKLPGSMPLQLITIAQHWTPLMRNFVDAFIKDPYVCIGSYMEAVVYASFKTKLYINPKQEKAAKVVELLGSQWSMLKTVIVCTTPHEARELSEFLKSASIDTLIAHDEMIFTDIRGIRESWMVKVSGMYSVLVCTDQVLSDLNIRDAELLIHYSLASNTKTQFFYRFSTLANNFSPQTRGKDRPKPRFIMIADESNDTQLYGIITIMRRLKTKIRPEMKAYFEKIFISTEMAKTDRQLCENLKAFGCCPYRDACTSRHCIIPEIDQPSTQIKTGDYVKFVITSIHSANHYSARVVEYTRANTNEKVTFSFEELAKLSVELQNHYADPTRRRSARTVSVGHICAVEEAPGNYKRVKVLSLVDKESSNIQDVEVRCIDDGDISFVKISQLLEVPDELAEWPSHFVDIYLTGIIPFDEEPTWSPCADRMAYTWLHETVTHSTSSVFGKVLLHLSHILWIDPLEVRDKLANGYPDLIDASLKNTLISNKCAMKNEEHIKNLLALCRTSEVSN, translated from the exons ATGG ATAGTATCTACATTCCGAATACTGCTGAATCGGTTAAAGTGACGAATGTCATCGATCCCTTTCACATAAGGATTCGTCGAACAGAAAATTATGCCACAGAGATTGTTCGGCTAGAGGGAGAATTACACAGGATAGCCAAAACCAATTTACAGAAGTATGGAGACCACTTGCACCCCCAAATTGGAGAT ATGGTGATCATTGACAACAGGAGCAGTTTCAACGCTGAATTACCAGGATGGTGTTGTAGGGGAATTGTTGGATTGTTCAATACCATCAATACAAAATATAGAGTATTCTTGCCTGATCATGGTATAGCATTGGAATTCTGGATGGAAGATTTAAAAATCTTACCGCCTTTTTCCATATCTGATGATTTTTTAACATCATCCATTGGCATCCACGATATATTGCCAATCACTACGGGAGATGAAAGTGCCTG TATTTCAGAATTTTGGAGCAACAGTGCTATACGATTTACTAAAGAAATCTTGAGTGCATCTACTCAGACATACTTTGATTATCTCTCCTTTGATAAGTCTGGAAATAAATTTGGTGAGCTGTATTTGATCGTAGATAATGAGATCATTGTTCTCAGCGAAGCACTGATTTACAATCAATTTGCAACAGCTATAAATTCCA GTTTGATCGAGATAATTGAAAACACCGATATATCTAGTAGAGTATCAGTTGAGAACTCTCCAATAAAAACAACCAAAGAAACTACATTGGAAttgagtagaaaaaatttagatACAACTGACTATAATAAAGG ACGTAACAAAAATAATGCTGTTTATGCACATGCATTCAATGGATCACCAAAAGGCAATTCCTGTGTCAATTCCAGTCATGAAATATTAGTATGCAGCAAACTTCTGTGTGAGCAACTTAACTCAGTGGCTGAAGCTGGATTCCCTGAGAAAATACATAAGACACTGCGCTCAATGACACTTGTGAGGCCAATGCGCCTCCAAGGATATGTCTGGCCTGCAATATGCAAAGGCTTGAATGTGGTAGCAGTTAATTCTCCGAGATCTGGAAAAACATTATCGTATCTTATACCAATAACCAGCTTGGTTGCTGCCAACGAAATATACCCAAAG TTCTCATCTGGAGTCAATGGGCCACTGGTAATAATACTATGTGTATCTTCCACTGATGTTTTTCATGTCCACGAGAAATGTAAGCAAATATTAAAGGAGTATCCCAAAATACGAATTTTAACGGCTTTTAATGGGATGCCAGAAAAAAACCTTATG ATGAAACTATACAATGGTTGTGAAATTCTCATTTCTACACCTCCGTGCCTGAAGAGATTGATCAAGAACAATAGGAAGCTGTTAAACTTGAACCGACTATTTCACATGATCTTCGATGGAGCAGACGTGATACTTGATAAGTATCGCAAATCG TTAGGAGAAATATTCAGAGTTATAAAGGAAGTCCAACATGGACATTGCAAGTTACCTGGCTCAATGCCACTGCAATTGATAACAATTGCACAGCACTGGACACCTTTGATGAGGAACTTTGTTGATGCATTCATCAAAGACCCATATGTCTGTATTGGATCATATATGGAAGCAGTGGTGTATGCATCTTTTAAAACAAAGCTCTATATCAATCCCAAACAAGAAAAGGCTGCGAAAGTGGTTG AGTTACTTGGATCGCAATGGTCGATGCTCAAGACAGTAATAGTATGCACAACTCCGCATGAAGCGAGGGAACTCTCAGAATTTCTTAAATCAGCTTCTATAGATACCCTTATCGCTCATGATGAGATGATTTTCACTGATATACGAG GCATCAGAGAGTCCTGGATGGTGAAAGTATCAGGTATGTATTCTGTGCTCGTTTGCACAGACCAGGTGCTCTCAGACTTGAATATCAGGGATGCAGAATTACTGATCCACTATTCGCTTGCCTCAAACACGAAGACTCAGTTCTTCTACAGGTTTTCAACACTGgctaataatttttctccgcAAACGCGTGGAAAG GACCGACCAAAGCCCAGGTTCATTATGATTGCTGATGAAAGCAATGACACCCAGTTATACggaattattactattatgaGAAGGCTAAAAACTAAAATAAGACCAGAAATGAAAGCTTATTTCGAG aaaatatttatatcaacGGAAATGGCTAAGACTGATCGACAATTATGTGAAAATCTGAAAGCCTTTGGGTGCTGCCCTTACAGGGATGCCTGCACAAGTAGACATTGTATTATCCCTGAGATTGATCAACCATCCACACAGATAAAAAC tGGCGATTATGTAAAATTCGTTATCACATCTATCCATAGTGCCAATCACTATTCAGCCAGGGTAGTAGAATACACAAGGGCAAAcacaaatgaaaaagtaacattttcatttgaggAACTTGCTAAACTTTCAGTTGAGTTACAGAATCATTATGCAGATCCAACTAGAAG GAGATCAGCTAGAACGGTGAGTGTTGGTCACATTTGTGCTGTGGAAGAGGCTCCAGGAAATTACAAAAGAGTGAAGGTTTTGTCGCTGGTAGACAAAGAATCATCCAACATCCAAGATGTGGAAGTGCGTTGCATAGATGATGGAGACATATCTTTTGTTAAA ATCTCTCAGCTACTCGAAGTTCCAGACGAACTTGCGGAATGGCCATCTCATTTTGTAGACATCTATCTGACAGGCATTATTCCATTCGATGAGGAGCCTACTTGGAGTCCATGCGCTGATCGAATGGCTTATACTTGGCTACATGAAACGGTGACCCATTCGACATCATCCGTTTTTGGAAAG GTATTGCTTCACCTAAGTCATATCCTATGGATCGATCCCTTAGAAGTTAGGGATAAATTGGCCAATGGTTATCCAGATTTAATTGATGCATCATTGAAAAACACATTGATTAGCAATAAGTGCGCCATGAAGAATGAAGAGCACATCAAGAATCTACTCGCCCTTTGTAGAACTAGCGAAGTAagcaattaa
- the LOC124212358 gene encoding putative ATP-dependent RNA helicase TDRD12 isoform X3 has product MKVPEFWSNSAIRFTKEILSASTQTYFDYLSFDKSGNKFGELYLIVDNEIIVLSEALIYNQFATAINSSLIEIIENTDISSRVSVENSPIKTTKETTLELSRKNLDTTDYNKGRNKNNAVYAHAFNGSPKGNSCVNSSHEILVCSKLLCEQLNSVAEAGFPEKIHKTLRSMTLVRPMRLQGYVWPAICKGLNVVAVNSPRSGKTLSYLIPITSLVAANEIYPKFSSGVNGPLVIILCVSSTDVFHVHEKCKQILKEYPKIRILTAFNGMPEKNLMMKLYNGCEILISTPPCLKRLIKNNRKLLNLNRLFHMIFDGADVILDKYRKSLGEIFRVIKEVQHGHCKLPGSMPLQLITIAQHWTPLMRNFVDAFIKDPYVCIGSYMEAVVYASFKTKLYINPKQEKAAKVVELLGSQWSMLKTVIVCTTPHEARELSEFLKSASIDTLIAHDEMIFTDIRGIRESWMVKVSGMYSVLVCTDQVLSDLNIRDAELLIHYSLASNTKTQFFYRFSTLANNFSPQTRGKDRPKPRFIMIADESNDTQLYGIITIMRRLKTKIRPEMKAYFEKIFISTEMAKTDRQLCENLKAFGCCPYRDACTSRHCIIPEIDQPSTQIKTGDYVKFVITSIHSANHYSARVVEYTRANTNEKVTFSFEELAKLSVELQNHYADPTRRRSARTVSVGHICAVEEAPGNYKRVKVLSLVDKESSNIQDVEVRCIDDGDISFVKISQLLEVPDELAEWPSHFVDIYLTGIIPFDEEPTWSPCADRMAYTWLHETVTHSTSSVFGKVLLHLSHILWIDPLEVRDKLANGYPDLIDASLKNTLISNKCAMKNEEHIKNLLALCRTSEVSN; this is encoded by the exons ATGAAAGTGCCTG AATTTTGGAGCAACAGTGCTATACGATTTACTAAAGAAATCTTGAGTGCATCTACTCAGACATACTTTGATTATCTCTCCTTTGATAAGTCTGGAAATAAATTTGGTGAGCTGTATTTGATCGTAGATAATGAGATCATTGTTCTCAGCGAAGCACTGATTTACAATCAATTTGCAACAGCTATAAATTCCA GTTTGATCGAGATAATTGAAAACACCGATATATCTAGTAGAGTATCAGTTGAGAACTCTCCAATAAAAACAACCAAAGAAACTACATTGGAAttgagtagaaaaaatttagatACAACTGACTATAATAAAGG ACGTAACAAAAATAATGCTGTTTATGCACATGCATTCAATGGATCACCAAAAGGCAATTCCTGTGTCAATTCCAGTCATGAAATATTAGTATGCAGCAAACTTCTGTGTGAGCAACTTAACTCAGTGGCTGAAGCTGGATTCCCTGAGAAAATACATAAGACACTGCGCTCAATGACACTTGTGAGGCCAATGCGCCTCCAAGGATATGTCTGGCCTGCAATATGCAAAGGCTTGAATGTGGTAGCAGTTAATTCTCCGAGATCTGGAAAAACATTATCGTATCTTATACCAATAACCAGCTTGGTTGCTGCCAACGAAATATACCCAAAG TTCTCATCTGGAGTCAATGGGCCACTGGTAATAATACTATGTGTATCTTCCACTGATGTTTTTCATGTCCACGAGAAATGTAAGCAAATATTAAAGGAGTATCCCAAAATACGAATTTTAACGGCTTTTAATGGGATGCCAGAAAAAAACCTTATG ATGAAACTATACAATGGTTGTGAAATTCTCATTTCTACACCTCCGTGCCTGAAGAGATTGATCAAGAACAATAGGAAGCTGTTAAACTTGAACCGACTATTTCACATGATCTTCGATGGAGCAGACGTGATACTTGATAAGTATCGCAAATCG TTAGGAGAAATATTCAGAGTTATAAAGGAAGTCCAACATGGACATTGCAAGTTACCTGGCTCAATGCCACTGCAATTGATAACAATTGCACAGCACTGGACACCTTTGATGAGGAACTTTGTTGATGCATTCATCAAAGACCCATATGTCTGTATTGGATCATATATGGAAGCAGTGGTGTATGCATCTTTTAAAACAAAGCTCTATATCAATCCCAAACAAGAAAAGGCTGCGAAAGTGGTTG AGTTACTTGGATCGCAATGGTCGATGCTCAAGACAGTAATAGTATGCACAACTCCGCATGAAGCGAGGGAACTCTCAGAATTTCTTAAATCAGCTTCTATAGATACCCTTATCGCTCATGATGAGATGATTTTCACTGATATACGAG GCATCAGAGAGTCCTGGATGGTGAAAGTATCAGGTATGTATTCTGTGCTCGTTTGCACAGACCAGGTGCTCTCAGACTTGAATATCAGGGATGCAGAATTACTGATCCACTATTCGCTTGCCTCAAACACGAAGACTCAGTTCTTCTACAGGTTTTCAACACTGgctaataatttttctccgcAAACGCGTGGAAAG GACCGACCAAAGCCCAGGTTCATTATGATTGCTGATGAAAGCAATGACACCCAGTTATACggaattattactattatgaGAAGGCTAAAAACTAAAATAAGACCAGAAATGAAAGCTTATTTCGAG aaaatatttatatcaacGGAAATGGCTAAGACTGATCGACAATTATGTGAAAATCTGAAAGCCTTTGGGTGCTGCCCTTACAGGGATGCCTGCACAAGTAGACATTGTATTATCCCTGAGATTGATCAACCATCCACACAGATAAAAAC tGGCGATTATGTAAAATTCGTTATCACATCTATCCATAGTGCCAATCACTATTCAGCCAGGGTAGTAGAATACACAAGGGCAAAcacaaatgaaaaagtaacattttcatttgaggAACTTGCTAAACTTTCAGTTGAGTTACAGAATCATTATGCAGATCCAACTAGAAG GAGATCAGCTAGAACGGTGAGTGTTGGTCACATTTGTGCTGTGGAAGAGGCTCCAGGAAATTACAAAAGAGTGAAGGTTTTGTCGCTGGTAGACAAAGAATCATCCAACATCCAAGATGTGGAAGTGCGTTGCATAGATGATGGAGACATATCTTTTGTTAAA ATCTCTCAGCTACTCGAAGTTCCAGACGAACTTGCGGAATGGCCATCTCATTTTGTAGACATCTATCTGACAGGCATTATTCCATTCGATGAGGAGCCTACTTGGAGTCCATGCGCTGATCGAATGGCTTATACTTGGCTACATGAAACGGTGACCCATTCGACATCATCCGTTTTTGGAAAG GTATTGCTTCACCTAAGTCATATCCTATGGATCGATCCCTTAGAAGTTAGGGATAAATTGGCCAATGGTTATCCAGATTTAATTGATGCATCATTGAAAAACACATTGATTAGCAATAAGTGCGCCATGAAGAATGAAGAGCACATCAAGAATCTACTCGCCCTTTGTAGAACTAGCGAAGTAagcaattaa
- the LOC124212362 gene encoding transcription termination factor, mitochondrial isoform X2, translating to MIATPTFLILNAEQLTRSEPQAASRNYSALILKRLIFGSKLIEVLVSSIQLIYRLIIKHAWTLTYLRQLSEKMHGIFRLLALSKQLIYDVKWYGGSNRIQYLAEQLQCSMFEVCQLIVKYQFMQNHPFDKLRDTLKILLHYRIEREAIMNDCWAFRQNPETIIDRLERIREAGIFPVKPWMVRCIEPVIARRINKESHRRAILGENGTIIYYLSERFQCDENKVAVILSKLPQIKHVSGPKTKKVVDFLIENEYTIEHVIRVPRILFHGVEKAQKRLNELLEYGHKPKSLIVFCKTEKEYNEYLERIKKKWLKNEKK from the exons ATGATAGCGACACccacatttttgattttaaatgcAGAACAGCTAACGAGATCCGAGCCTCAAGCTGCCTCCAGAAACTACTCTGCATTGATATTGAAAAGGCTGATATTTGGGTCAAAGCTAATAGAAGTTTTAGTCTCATCAATCCAGCTGATATATCGCTTAATTATAAAGCATGCCTGGACGCTGACATATCTGAGGCAACTATCAGAGAAAATGCATG GCATATTCCGTTTGCTGGCACTTTCGAAACAGCTCATATACGATGTCAAATGGTATGGTGGAAGTAACAGAATACAGTATCTAGCTGAACAACTTCAG TGTTCCATGTTTGAGGTGTGCCAACTTATAGTCAAGTACCAATTTATGCAGAATCATCCGTTCGATAAGCTCCGCGATACCTTGAAAATACTGCTAC aCTACAGGATAGAACGGGAAGCTATTATGAACGACTGTTGGGCATTTAGACAGAATCCTGAAACCATTATTGACAGATTGGAGAGAATTAGAGAAGCTGGAATTTTTCCTGTCAAACCTTGGATGGTTCGTTGTATAGAACCTGTTATTGCCAG GAGGATCAATAAAGAGTCTCATCGACGTGCAATACTAGGAGAAAATGggacaataatttattatcttTCAGAAAGATTTCaatgtgatgaaaataaagtaGCTGTTATTCTCTCTAAGTTACCACAAATCAAGCATGTAAGTGGgcccaaaacaaagaaagttGTCGATTTTCTGATAGAAAACGAATATACCATAGAGCATGTGATACGGGTGCCACGAATTCTTTTTCATGGAGTAGAAAAAGCACAGAAACGACTGAATGAACTACTCGAATATGGACACAAGCCCAAAAGTCTCATAGTATTCtgtaaaacagaaaaagaatataatgaatatttggaaagaattaaaaagaaatggctgaaaaatgagaagaagTGA
- the LOC124212362 gene encoding transcription termination factor, mitochondrial isoform X1, with the protein MMEVILFLARGQYWPEKYGRLMQECRQYWILQVIPYYQIIGRSPKLSCILPTTTQLIPQQLSWWNSFRRPRLRYHDLVAVNIPLTVEAKSHHKIVNTSCEVENTTLALNDSDTHIFDFKCRTANEIRASSCLQKLLCIDIEKADIWVKANRSFSLINPADISLNYKACLDADISEATIRENAWLLSYPHNIFKTKMKLIKNMFFTNFQNGIPLFRLGIFRLLALSKQLIYDVKWYGGSNRIQYLAEQLQCSMFEVCQLIVKYQFMQNHPFDKLRDTLKILLHYRIEREAIMNDCWAFRQNPETIIDRLERIREAGIFPVKPWMVRCIEPVIARRINKESHRRAILGENGTIIYYLSERFQCDENKVAVILSKLPQIKHVSGPKTKKVVDFLIENEYTIEHVIRVPRILFHGVEKAQKRLNELLEYGHKPKSLIVFCKTEKEYNEYLERIKKKWLKNEKK; encoded by the exons ATGATGGAAGTAATACTATTTCTTGCACGTGGTCAGTACTGGCCTGAAAAATACGGTCGACTTATGCAGGAGTGTCGACAATATTGGATACTGCAGGTGATTCCGTACTACCAGATCATCGGGCGTTCACCAAAACTATCATGTATTCTGCCTACAACAACACAACTAATACCGCAACAGTTGTCATGGTGGAATTCCTTCAGGAGACCTCGTCTTAGGTATCACGATCTTGTCGCTGTGAACATTCCATTGACAGTTGAAGCTAAGAGCCACCATAAAATCGTCAACACCTCTTGCGAAGTTGAGAATACTACTTTGGCTTTAAATGATAGCGACACccacatttttgattttaaatgcAGAACAGCTAACGAGATCCGAGCCTCAAGCTGCCTCCAGAAACTACTCTGCATTGATATTGAAAAGGCTGATATTTGGGTCAAAGCTAATAGAAGTTTTAGTCTCATCAATCCAGCTGATATATCGCTTAATTATAAAGCATGCCTGGACGCTGACATATCTGAGGCAACTATCAGAGAAAATGCATGGTTACTGTCTTATCCACACAATATATTCAAGACAAAGATGAAGCTGATTAAGAACATGTTTTTTACTAACTTTCAAAATGGTATTCCACTCTTTCGCTTAGGCATATTCCGTTTGCTGGCACTTTCGAAACAGCTCATATACGATGTCAAATGGTATGGTGGAAGTAACAGAATACAGTATCTAGCTGAACAACTTCAG TGTTCCATGTTTGAGGTGTGCCAACTTATAGTCAAGTACCAATTTATGCAGAATCATCCGTTCGATAAGCTCCGCGATACCTTGAAAATACTGCTAC aCTACAGGATAGAACGGGAAGCTATTATGAACGACTGTTGGGCATTTAGACAGAATCCTGAAACCATTATTGACAGATTGGAGAGAATTAGAGAAGCTGGAATTTTTCCTGTCAAACCTTGGATGGTTCGTTGTATAGAACCTGTTATTGCCAG GAGGATCAATAAAGAGTCTCATCGACGTGCAATACTAGGAGAAAATGggacaataatttattatcttTCAGAAAGATTTCaatgtgatgaaaataaagtaGCTGTTATTCTCTCTAAGTTACCACAAATCAAGCATGTAAGTGGgcccaaaacaaagaaagttGTCGATTTTCTGATAGAAAACGAATATACCATAGAGCATGTGATACGGGTGCCACGAATTCTTTTTCATGGAGTAGAAAAAGCACAGAAACGACTGAATGAACTACTCGAATATGGACACAAGCCCAAAAGTCTCATAGTATTCtgtaaaacagaaaaagaatataatgaatatttggaaagaattaaaaagaaatggctgaaaaatgagaagaagTGA